From the genome of Odocoileus virginianus isolate 20LAN1187 ecotype Illinois chromosome 16, Ovbor_1.2, whole genome shotgun sequence, one region includes:
- the LOC110149428 gene encoding NADH dehydrogenase [ubiquinone] 1 alpha subcomplex subunit 5-like, producing the protein MVGLLKITGLVELAVCDSLHEKPDVKTLEEQLQGGQIEEVILQAENKLSLGRKMVQWEPRESLAEEPPANQWKWLT; encoded by the exons ATGGTGGGCTTGCTAAAGATCACTGGCCTTGTGGAACTGGCTGTATGTGACAGTCTACATGAG AAACCAGATGTTAAGACACTAGAAGAGCAACTTCAGGGAGGCCAAATAGAAGAGGTGATTCTTCAGGCTGAAAATAAACTAAGTCTGGGAAGAAAAATGGTTCAGTGGGAACCACGGGAGTCTTTAGCAGAAGAGCCTCCTGCCAACCAATGGAAATGGCTAACATAA